The Mustela nigripes isolate SB6536 chromosome 4, MUSNIG.SB6536, whole genome shotgun sequence genome includes a window with the following:
- the HILPDA gene encoding LOW QUALITY PROTEIN: hypoxia-inducible lipid droplet-associated protein (The sequence of the model RefSeq protein was modified relative to this genomic sequence to represent the inferred CDS: inserted 1 base in 1 codon) produces the protein MKPVLNFYLLGVVLTLLSIFVRLMESLGSLLQSPLPGSSWTARGQPASTEPXKGVPDHPSRGV, from the exons ATGAAGCCTGTGTTGAACTTCTATCTCTTAGGTGTGGTGCTGACCCTGCTCTCCATCTTCGTTAGACTGATGGAGTCCCTGGGGAGCTTACTGCAGAGCCCGTTGCCTGGGAGCTCCTGGACCGCCAGAGGTCAACCagccagcacagagc ccaAGGGTGTTCCAGACCATCCATCCAGAGGGGTGTGA